Proteins from a genomic interval of Symmachiella macrocystis:
- a CDS encoding DUF4292 domain-containing protein: MSQQARTPLTKLQTLRNQRAAIVCCLLAATLCLTGTGCRHFWPAPDPFGPSAKCHVDPTMVPQQLVAQVNANTEKVHGWKSTKATISGSHMLLKVKGTTVAVDGQRNFRLLAKHPLGARQVADLGSNDDHFWFWIEDPKHPDSDVIMCNHEDVAHAAHTMPIPFEPDWLMEVMGVRPIVLDNETSFVEREGFLEIYNKRISPSGQPVQKRTTIDRCHATVVEHALLDAGGHVIAQANLSQYLPDPTSKAYLPGRIELIWPQSQMQLVIKLDQIEFNPATNPAQFQVPQGMPVRQIPAQGMVQRSDLQENLYEDPSAQGDYEPLESTPYEE, encoded by the coding sequence ATGTCACAACAGGCACGGACGCCGCTTACGAAGTTGCAGACCCTACGTAACCAACGGGCTGCAATTGTGTGCTGTCTGTTGGCGGCGACTCTTTGCCTCACCGGCACCGGCTGCCGACATTTCTGGCCAGCGCCCGATCCATTTGGCCCCAGTGCCAAATGCCACGTCGATCCCACCATGGTGCCGCAACAGTTGGTCGCGCAGGTGAACGCCAACACAGAAAAAGTCCATGGTTGGAAGTCAACAAAGGCCACGATTTCCGGGAGCCACATGCTCCTCAAGGTCAAAGGGACGACTGTCGCGGTCGACGGACAGCGGAATTTCCGCCTGTTGGCGAAACACCCCTTGGGTGCTCGCCAGGTCGCCGATTTGGGTTCCAATGACGACCATTTTTGGTTTTGGATCGAGGATCCCAAGCACCCCGATTCCGACGTCATCATGTGCAATCATGAAGACGTCGCCCATGCCGCCCACACCATGCCGATTCCCTTCGAACCCGATTGGTTGATGGAGGTTATGGGTGTACGCCCGATCGTCCTAGACAACGAGACAAGTTTTGTCGAACGCGAAGGGTTCTTGGAAATCTACAACAAACGCATTTCCCCCTCCGGGCAGCCAGTGCAAAAGCGCACGACGATCGATCGCTGCCATGCCACCGTCGTCGAACATGCGTTGCTGGATGCCGGTGGACACGTGATCGCCCAGGCGAATTTGTCCCAATATCTCCCCGATCCCACCAGCAAGGCTTATTTACCGGGACGGATTGAGTTGATTTGGCCGCAATCACAAATGCAATTGGTCATTAAACTGGACCAAATCGAATTTAATCCGGCCACCAATCCGGCCCAATTCCAAGTGCCGCAAGGCATGCCGGTGCGGCAAATTCCAGCGCAAGGTATGGTCCAGCGATCCGATTTGCAGGAAAATCTCTACGAAGATCCTTCCGCACAGGGCGATTATGAACCGCTCGAGTCAACGCCGTATGAAGAGTAA
- a CDS encoding redoxin family protein has protein sequence MHYTLMRLAVIGGLLSVLVTTVEAADPPTAKLALSFKPKQIDVEYDIPKADEFDKCKVTVVRKGKASGWVVLGPGGETLRRFMDTDGDNIVDHWGYYFRGLEVYRDIDSNADNKIDQFRWMNRAGSRWGIDSNADGIVDSWKIISAEEASREAVRALISGNSKILQPLLFNETDAKELGIPKSVSKKLLAEVDDAPKKLAKNQSAAKGIGKQSRWLQFINSIPATVPAEQIGASQDLFIYENAMATVETGSQTALIQIGEMVRVGDSWKLAGIPQLMGKDSVQVGGILMNPATADVADAEMESEDDPAARKLIEQLQELDKNSPALTASRSKMSKYYEERADLLTKLRKTSKSDELREQWTRQLTDGLAAGAQTGVYPDAQARLKALEAELEKSNNEAPMLAYVVYRRMLAGYNVEIRDADNDERSKIQKKWLTELEGYVDKHALSDDAPEAILQIAIAEEFNGNVKKAATWYAKLIKDYPESPSLPRAKGAVKRIEIEGKPFDLSGTSLQGKTIKTADYRGKVLAVIYWATWCKPCTEDLPQIRELYEKHHGNGFEIVGVNVDADATEIPAYLKQHKVTWPQIHEPGGLVDSPPARDFGIITAPTVFLVDRDGKVVKRNASVDDLKTLLPDLIAGKTPQVGADEKTSKTK, from the coding sequence ATGCACTACACTTTGATGCGGTTAGCTGTGATTGGTGGACTATTGAGTGTGCTGGTAACAACGGTCGAGGCGGCCGATCCTCCCACAGCAAAATTAGCACTCAGCTTTAAGCCCAAACAGATCGATGTCGAATACGACATCCCCAAAGCCGACGAATTCGACAAATGCAAAGTCACCGTCGTCCGCAAGGGTAAGGCTTCGGGTTGGGTCGTATTGGGACCGGGAGGCGAAACCCTACGGCGGTTCATGGACACCGATGGCGACAACATCGTCGATCACTGGGGGTATTACTTCCGTGGTCTGGAAGTCTATCGCGACATCGACTCGAACGCCGACAACAAAATCGACCAGTTCCGCTGGATGAACCGAGCCGGCTCGCGGTGGGGCATCGATAGCAACGCCGACGGGATTGTCGACTCGTGGAAAATCATTTCGGCCGAAGAAGCCAGTCGCGAAGCGGTTCGCGCGTTGATCTCGGGCAACAGCAAGATTCTGCAGCCCTTGCTGTTCAACGAAACTGACGCCAAAGAATTGGGGATTCCCAAATCGGTCTCAAAAAAACTGCTGGCCGAAGTTGACGACGCGCCCAAGAAACTAGCCAAGAACCAATCCGCCGCCAAGGGGATCGGCAAACAATCGCGGTGGTTACAGTTCATCAACTCGATTCCCGCAACGGTTCCGGCTGAACAAATCGGCGCATCGCAGGATCTGTTCATCTATGAAAACGCGATGGCCACCGTGGAAACAGGATCCCAAACGGCGCTGATTCAAATCGGCGAGATGGTCCGAGTCGGGGACAGCTGGAAGTTGGCCGGCATTCCCCAGTTGATGGGTAAGGACTCGGTCCAAGTCGGCGGCATTCTGATGAATCCCGCGACAGCCGATGTCGCCGATGCGGAAATGGAATCTGAAGACGATCCGGCCGCCCGCAAGTTGATCGAACAGTTGCAGGAGTTGGACAAAAACAGCCCCGCCCTGACCGCCAGCCGTTCCAAAATGTCCAAATACTATGAGGAACGGGCCGACCTGTTAACCAAATTGCGTAAAACGTCGAAATCGGACGAACTCCGCGAACAGTGGACGCGGCAATTGACCGACGGCCTTGCCGCCGGCGCCCAAACGGGTGTCTATCCCGATGCTCAAGCACGTTTGAAAGCATTAGAAGCCGAGCTAGAGAAATCGAACAACGAAGCCCCGATGTTGGCCTACGTGGTTTATCGCCGGATGTTGGCCGGTTACAACGTCGAAATTCGCGACGCCGACAACGACGAGCGAAGCAAAATCCAAAAGAAATGGCTGACGGAATTGGAAGGTTATGTGGACAAACATGCGTTGTCCGACGATGCACCGGAAGCAATTCTGCAAATCGCCATTGCTGAAGAATTCAACGGCAACGTAAAAAAAGCGGCAACCTGGTATGCCAAGCTCATCAAGGATTATCCCGAATCCCCCTCGTTGCCCCGCGCTAAGGGGGCCGTCAAGCGGATCGAGATTGAAGGGAAACCTTTTGACTTGAGTGGGACCAGCCTTCAAGGCAAAACGATTAAGACAGCGGACTATCGCGGCAAGGTGTTAGCCGTGATCTATTGGGCCACATGGTGCAAACCCTGCACGGAGGACCTCCCGCAAATCCGCGAACTGTACGAGAAACATCACGGTAACGGATTTGAGATCGTTGGCGTAAACGTCGACGCCGATGCGACCGAGATCCCCGCTTACTTGAAACAGCACAAAGTGACCTGGCCACAGATCCATGAACCGGGAGGGCTGGTCGACAGCCCCCCTGCGCGCGACTTCGGCATCATCACAGCCCCGACAGTGTTTTTGGTCGACCGCGACGGTAAGGTCGTGAAGCGGAACGCCAGCGTTGATGATTTGAAAACGTTGTTGCCCGATTTAATCGCGGGGAAAACACCGCAGGTCGGCGCCGACGAGAAAACGTCAAAAACCAAGTAG
- a CDS encoding citrate/2-methylcitrate synthase, whose protein sequence is MARSFPYPYLGTQIDGVHMSAEQLLVHSHNLNDLLGKYTYTDALFHILHGQLPSEKERQMFDLVLVAFHGGFGLLPPTTLVPRLVAGTGVSTAQALAAGYLASGPYHVGAVEHAMTLYRDILTAYREQQGETPAKAGALVEFARTHVLGMIERGETVPGYGHPLLRKDPRPTHVRRVLCELEAEGPYLDVYDGVVGCMSEQKGVPPNVDGITGAILLSLGFQPQHGTGLFLLARTAAMLAHVVEEQTDMPYQTQKRFMVLPVAMPKLFNANFKQLAKRFNKLRDNSSFQKIQGLFSSGKKKPFRDKEQQDQAIIDDARQARNAQPLESLSTAIPAAQSNDDEFAASSKLVEVHHALDADNGEGGEVGVEYFPELLSAASMCLATSLEQITPGEQAANVPDNQRRAAELLDQALKLVHEAAALDVQTNV, encoded by the coding sequence ATGGCGCGGTCGTTTCCGTATCCGTATCTCGGCACCCAAATCGACGGCGTGCACATGTCTGCCGAGCAATTGCTCGTGCATTCCCACAACCTGAACGACCTGCTGGGCAAATACACCTACACCGATGCGCTGTTTCACATTCTGCACGGACAATTGCCCTCAGAAAAAGAACGGCAAATGTTCGACCTGGTCTTGGTCGCCTTTCATGGCGGATTCGGACTGCTTCCGCCCACCACGCTAGTCCCGCGTCTGGTCGCCGGAACAGGTGTTTCCACGGCGCAAGCGCTGGCCGCGGGCTATTTGGCCAGCGGGCCGTATCACGTGGGAGCTGTCGAACATGCGATGACGTTATATCGCGACATCCTGACCGCTTACCGTGAGCAACAGGGTGAGACTCCCGCCAAAGCGGGAGCGTTGGTCGAATTTGCGCGTACGCATGTTCTAGGCATGATCGAGCGGGGTGAAACGGTTCCCGGCTACGGACATCCGCTGTTGCGCAAAGATCCTCGGCCGACACACGTGCGGCGGGTGTTGTGTGAACTGGAAGCCGAAGGCCCCTACCTCGATGTCTACGACGGTGTCGTCGGCTGCATGTCGGAACAAAAAGGGGTTCCCCCTAACGTCGACGGCATCACCGGCGCGATTTTGCTCTCGCTTGGTTTCCAGCCGCAGCACGGCACGGGACTGTTCTTATTAGCGAGGACGGCAGCCATGTTGGCGCATGTGGTCGAGGAACAGACCGACATGCCCTATCAAACGCAAAAACGATTCATGGTGTTGCCGGTGGCGATGCCGAAGTTGTTTAACGCCAATTTCAAACAACTGGCCAAACGGTTTAATAAGCTGCGGGACAACTCGTCGTTTCAAAAAATCCAGGGTCTCTTCAGCAGCGGCAAAAAGAAACCGTTCCGCGATAAAGAACAACAAGACCAAGCGATCATCGACGACGCCCGCCAAGCCCGCAACGCACAACCGCTGGAATCGTTGTCCACCGCCATACCTGCAGCCCAGTCGAATGACGATGAATTCGCCGCATCGAGCAAACTCGTCGAAGTACACCACGCTCTCGATGCCGACAACGGCGAGGGTGGCGAGGTCGGAGTGGAATACTTCCCGGAATTACTGTCTGCTGCGTCAATGTGCTTGGCAACCTCGCTGGAACAAATCACACCCGGCGAACAGGCAGCCAACGTCCCCGACAATCAACGCCGCGCCGCCGAATTGTTGGATCAAGCGCTGAAGCTGGTGCACGAAGCAGCGGCGCTGGACGTGCAAACGAATGTTTGA
- a CDS encoding SMI1/KNR4 family protein, whose product MSVRINKSGSASETDVAALEAFLGVELPSEYKIFLNEYDGAIPEPNVFSIGNTNDSGVNGFIPAQKILIELKGIIDEIPPLAFPFAWAEGGNDVVIDMGKDGAVLFWDHETAEVTKIANDFNEFLSLLLRFNIDDVKLNPGQVTSSWIDPDFLKELGLDDS is encoded by the coding sequence ATGAGCGTAAGGATAAATAAGAGTGGTTCTGCATCTGAGACCGATGTTGCGGCATTAGAGGCGTTTCTTGGAGTGGAATTGCCAAGTGAATATAAAATATTTCTTAATGAGTACGACGGTGCCATTCCCGAACCTAATGTCTTTTCAATTGGCAATACAAATGATTCTGGCGTTAATGGATTCATTCCAGCTCAAAAAATCCTTATTGAATTAAAAGGAATTATTGACGAAATTCCACCTCTTGCGTTTCCATTCGCTTGGGCAGAAGGGGGGAACGATGTGGTCATCGATATGGGTAAGGATGGAGCAGTGCTGTTTTGGGATCACGAAACGGCGGAGGTGACAAAGATAGCTAACGACTTCAATGAATTTTTATCTTTGCTACTGCGATTTAATATTGACGACGTCAAACTGAATCCAGGCCAAGTCACAAGCTCCTGGATCGATCCGGATTTTCTCAAAGAGCTAGGACTAGACGACTCCTAG
- the recQ gene encoding DNA helicase RecQ, whose translation MDANTAAPEDILKQYWGYDDFRPLQREAIDCVLAGRDSVVVLPTGGGKSLCFQIPAMCMPGMAVVVSPLISLMKDQVDALRSNGVPAACVNSSLSYQERIQVSEEIRSGQLKLLYAAPERLLMENTIEFLQESNVSFVAIDEAHCVSEWGHDFRPDYRQLRTLKRAFPNIGIHTYTATATEIVREDIAKQLDLHEPEVHIGSFDRPNLIYKIERRSGGIKQIQEVIDRHPGESGIVYCISRRKVDETTAELNELGYRALPYHAGMPDTQRKDNQDAFINERCDIIVATVAFGMGIDKSNVRYVIHSQLPKSLEAYQQESGRAGRDGLEAECCLFYSTGDFNTWSRLLNQSGDLKARDVSIDSLGMMLDFCTGVTCRHRAIVEHFGQKLAADSCSACDVCMGDIELVDDALVIGQKILSCVIRLEQRFGGEYTAGVLKGSQERRLLDNGHDQLSTYGLLAEESQRTIRDWIEQLVSQGYLSRYGEFNQLQVSENGRQVLRGEVTPRLSKPLKTAKKSRSESKSKVAEESWEGVDRGLFEVLRTIRKAIAEEKEVPAYVVFGDAALRDMALRRPTTLEGFLDVRGVGEKKCKDYGEEFVGAISAYCREHDVTADVDVE comes from the coding sequence TGTGTTGCCGACCGGCGGCGGAAAATCGCTCTGTTTTCAAATCCCCGCCATGTGCATGCCGGGCATGGCGGTCGTGGTTTCGCCGCTCATCTCGCTGATGAAAGACCAAGTCGACGCGCTGCGTTCCAACGGCGTGCCGGCCGCCTGTGTGAACAGCTCGCTCTCCTACCAGGAGCGAATACAGGTCTCTGAAGAAATCCGCAGTGGGCAGTTGAAGTTGTTGTATGCGGCGCCGGAACGGTTGTTGATGGAAAACACGATCGAATTCCTGCAGGAGTCCAACGTCTCGTTCGTCGCCATCGACGAAGCGCATTGTGTGAGTGAATGGGGACACGACTTTCGGCCTGACTACCGTCAATTACGGACGCTCAAACGGGCCTTTCCCAATATCGGCATCCATACCTATACCGCGACGGCGACCGAAATCGTCCGCGAGGATATTGCCAAACAACTCGATTTGCATGAGCCGGAAGTCCACATTGGTTCGTTTGACCGCCCGAATCTCATTTACAAAATCGAACGGCGATCAGGCGGGATCAAACAGATTCAGGAAGTCATCGACCGGCATCCCGGCGAGTCGGGGATTGTGTATTGCATCAGCCGCCGCAAGGTGGATGAAACGACGGCGGAACTCAACGAGTTGGGTTACCGCGCCTTGCCCTATCATGCGGGGATGCCCGATACGCAGCGAAAAGACAATCAGGATGCGTTCATCAACGAACGCTGCGATATCATCGTGGCGACGGTCGCTTTTGGCATGGGGATCGACAAGTCGAATGTCCGCTATGTGATTCATTCGCAACTCCCCAAATCGCTCGAAGCGTACCAACAGGAAAGCGGCCGCGCCGGGCGGGACGGCTTAGAAGCGGAGTGTTGTCTGTTTTATTCCACCGGCGATTTCAACACGTGGTCGCGGTTGCTCAATCAATCGGGAGACCTCAAAGCGCGGGACGTGTCGATTGATTCGCTGGGAATGATGCTCGATTTTTGCACAGGTGTCACGTGTCGACACCGCGCGATCGTCGAGCATTTCGGACAAAAGTTAGCTGCAGATTCCTGCAGTGCTTGCGACGTCTGTATGGGCGACATTGAGCTGGTCGACGACGCGCTGGTCATCGGTCAAAAAATCCTCTCTTGTGTGATTCGCCTCGAACAACGTTTCGGCGGCGAATATACCGCGGGCGTATTAAAAGGTTCACAGGAGCGTCGCTTGCTCGACAATGGGCACGATCAATTGAGCACCTATGGTTTACTCGCCGAGGAATCGCAGCGGACGATTCGCGACTGGATCGAGCAATTGGTTTCGCAGGGGTATTTATCGCGGTACGGCGAATTCAATCAATTACAGGTGAGCGAAAACGGCCGGCAAGTGTTGCGGGGCGAAGTGACCCCCCGATTAAGCAAGCCGCTCAAGACGGCCAAAAAATCCAGGTCCGAATCCAAGTCCAAAGTCGCCGAGGAGTCTTGGGAGGGCGTTGATCGCGGACTGTTCGAGGTCCTGCGAACCATTCGCAAGGCGATCGCTGAAGAAAAAGAGGTCCCCGCCTACGTCGTCTTCGGCGACGCCGCCCTGCGCGACATGGCCCTCCGCCGCCCGACAACGCTGGAAGGTTTTCTAGACGTCCGCGGCGTCGGCGAAAAGAAGTGCAAGGACTACGGCGAGGAATTCGTCGGCGCGATCAGCGCGTACTGCCGGGAGCATGACGTTACGGCGGATGTGGATGTGGAGTAA